CATCTAGCGACGAAACTAGAAATGATTGAATGATTCTTAACAGAGAATTTCCGCTCTTATCTGAAGTCTGAAGAATgagatttgaatatttttaacctAACCTGCAGACCCGCCATTTCATTCATGAAGGTCTTTAGAagtaattgcccccccccccccccactcagcTTTGAGAAATTTATGATTAAAGATTTTGGAAAGTTAACAATTCACGTATAAGTGGGtttagtttttgtaatttttgatgtattttgcATTGAATTTGTACTTTGTCCTCACTAGTGATAGTGGAAGGGTTCGAAATGATGGGCCTGCTAACTTTAGGACAGACCCGTCATTTAAGGGGTCAGGAGGGAGCCAGTGCTCCTCCAGGCTGTGAAAAATCCATGTAATTTACAAAGATGTGGCTCTGGTTCTGccgcttattattttttataatatgcaTTAAGAATACATAAAATTCTTTGCCCTCCCCTCCCTCCTCCCCATAAAATTCCGAAACAACAGGCCTGCATAAGAACATTTAGTTTAGATTTCCTTTCAAATTCATATAATTCCCctctttttaaagtattaaaaaagaaaaaaaaatcgaaattgtgtTTTTAGTAACTAATCAATaacttattgaaataaataatagattcaatCAGTGTAGTCTTTAGGTCAACTAATGCATATAATTGCTTTCGGAAATGCCACAATCAGTTCAAATGTTAAAATCTAATATCATCATTGATAAACAAGCCCATATGTTGTTGAGGAATtcagaaacaaaacttttaactTGTTATTGTAAAGATGTAGGACGCTTTATTCTTTCAGGAATCCTCATATGTATAGTAACCAACTCACTGATCGAGTAAgactgacgtcaccaacaatgaaactcgcaccatagcatgataattcgataatatatttttttgataataatgtTTGACTTGCAGCGAATGCTTtactttgacaaggctgaactggatccggtaacttaactgtttttctgatgataagactgtcattttaggagaatgaagaaacgaaaaaggggtcaacaatgaacgctatctactggagttaagggttaatccactgtagttagggttaaaatttcaactatcaaaatatcatcaaacagcacaattgcttcgttcaaatgaagaagcaattttcacccgtcataccttgaagaGCAACTTTCTAGTGTATAATAAAACCctcatatttaattttgaatttatttgtttcAGACGAATGTTCCCTGCTTTCAAAGTCCGAGTCAGTGGTCTGGACAAGAAAGCCAAGTACATTCTCCTGATGGATATTGTGGCTGCAGACGACTGTCGGTACAAATTCCACAACAGCAGGTGGGTTGTGGCCGGCAAAGCTGACCCCGAGATGCCCAAGAGGATGTACATCCATCCCGACAGTCCTTCTACGGGCGAACAGTGGATGCAGAAAATTGTGTCCTTCCACAAACTAAAGATCACAAACAACATATCCAATAAACATAGTCATGTAAGTATTTGATGAATTTTTCATTATGAACTAACCGAAATACAGCAAAATAGCATTACAAAAAGTAAGAAATAGTGAAAGATAATTAGAAAACTATTTCtacgaaacaaaattttaagagtatttttcaattcaattcaCTTCAATGTTATTTCAAACAagggatttttttacaaaaaattatttcacattgtGACAGATAAATTACAGAAACATCAACATATTTTAACTATCTATTCGAAACCCCTTGATTGAGCAGATAGGCTGTTTGTTCCTCCAGCCTGGCTAGCTTCCACTACTCTGAAAGGAACCATATTTAGGGCCAGTTTATAACGCAagattataataaataataaataaataaataatgatccaagaaaacattgaaaataataataataataacaataaagtaTGTCGAAATTTATAACATAAACATAATTAaggtacactttaaaaatatgctattttATCCTAAATTATTTGCAGTAGAACtcagtataaaacttttttttgccttttttttaaaacaaatttctactttttttgctttctaaacaGTTAGTAATGGAGTTCTATAATCTTAGTTCAtaagagttaatgccattaaataGCAGATTTGTTTCTGCACTAATAGGTAAAATAGTCACACGGTTTCTAGTAGGATCATCATGAACCATTAGTTCATGAAGTATTAAGTATGAAAACAAATTTGCTGAACGGAAATACATTAGTTTCTGCGATAATGTTTAATGCAAGCAAGTCTGGCAGATAAACGgagtatctacaaatttttagtttttcactAAGTTTAGTTTTATTGTCTAAACACGCTTATTTTCTTCCGCTgaaataaagcatgaaaataacttgaaatttcaatgttttactggtgtttgtTGGAAAATCAAAATGCAGTCGCTATGAATTGAACTAACCATAATAATAATGCATCTACTATTGaatgcacttttttttccaatgaataaATCGATTGCTTTTTTGAAAACCATATAcaattgtacatattttgtttgtttgtttttttttttttttttttttttgaaagtatattttaGATTTGTCTTCTAATTTAAAGGAATTATACTAAAAACATGtggatattttaaaatataacgtCATTATGAACAGTTAGTATAACTTTAGCGTGCTAACTGTAGAAAATCAAAATACATGCTTCGCAATGTTAAAAACTGCACATTAAACGTTTTCTACGACAAAACAACAATTATAATATGAATAGgaaatttcttttcctttctcagaaaaaaaatcgccccgtttttaaaatttgtaatttatttactataaataattttatctttttttaaaaactacttaaaattctaactttgttttcttttccttCCAGACAATTTTAAATTCTATGCATAAATATCAACCGAGGTTTCACGTTGTCCGTGCAGACGACATCACAAGGctaccatttaaaaaatttcgaacGTTCACGTTCGAGGAGGCTGACTTCATTGCTGTCACGGCATATCAAAACCAAAAGGTAAGTCCCAATAAGTTGTCTAGTCACTTCAAAATATTTCGTCTTGAAAATTATTCTACTGAGTTAGTTTGTAAATAAGATTACGTCCATTCTACAATGACAACAAGAAATATGTTAAACGACTGCTAAAAATAGGTCTTAAAGTCAGATTTAAAGTAGAGAATAAGTATTTAGAAATTTAGCAAGTACGGTAGAGCCCCGATAattccagggtggcgacagatcagggagatcagggaaaagtcagggaactttattaatcagggaaaaatcagggaaataacagggaattttgaaaaaataacaaaaaatcagggaaaattgatttttatgaagatttttttttttttttttgctttacaaaattaagtactctaaattccctacgcattttccggcaattaactgctcaaaaaaaaaaaagtaaaattaatgaggtgcgattatacactgccgcatatttgtgcatcttttttcctcaacgtcaaagtattgaatcttacttattaaccgcaggatgaacttcctaagattgcttctgtctctgttaggttgtttattttacctaacttcaaatttccttttacgctttcaatgctacgtaaaataaacaaccatacaggcacagaggaagccttcattaatgccttagctcctttgcctttattccattgtctcgaagtaaataagtactgtaatcacgatttcaagaagaaatcattggtttttgaattaatactataaaagattaaaagttattacttcttcgcgtttttaatttaattgctaaaattgaactttgaataaaaaaaactttgttttttgccgttatactatttgttgtcaccgcaaattataaaggttttcttttcttcagatttaagtaattctttaattttataagcaagttttttttatacatatatgttttgaaattaactaattccttttttttttcttctttttcttgcatttcgaagttgtttgttacaaaagcaatctattttttttgttacatactaaaatcatttaaaatagagttaacttgtgtacttaagaaaatatctttatttttttattgttaaaatgctgtattcattcattaaaacctatgttcttgattagagaaaagctccctatgaatggatgtcaaatggtttcatctgttttgcataaatatgtcaattagttatataagaataactacattacttctattctttcactattacttgttattcttgcaacaattattatactgtttgaaaacttagttcaaaataatttcaattactttttagatctatcataaatacacgtatgtttttaagagtaattttaatagtttcttaaaattcctgtgttaagtggtttctggaagtaaaatactttttttttaaattttttataatctttccctagtataaaaatttaatatactgttttgtaggtcccctccccccccccaaaaaaaattgtctcgttttttttttttttttgccattttattaaaaaagtagcattttttcaaaatatatctttagttcaacaactttacacaacttaaaacgttcaaaatactgcattttatacaaacatacaatggatttcaagtagagcaaagaaagaaaaccattatcattggtaacggaaatcagggaaaagccagggaactttttttcacagttcctgtcgccaccctgaataatTCGGATTAATTGGGATCCGACCCTATCCCgaatatcgaaaatccggatTATCTGGAGAATGAAaagcataaattaaaataaaacatacttacTGAAAATCTCCTTTATGCGAAGATTAACCCTCTCGCGGGCAAGACCGTGTTACGTCGTTCTTTGAGTTTCATTTTCTCTGCAAtacaacttttgaatcaatttttttccctttcgaggAAAACAAATTGGTTTAAAAGTTGCATTGCCAAAAAAAGGGAATTCAATCAAgcacataacacggtcttgcccgtgagaaggttaaataaattaatgttatggAAATTTGACGATCGCTcctcatagtaaaaaaaaaaaatcgatcaatcCGGATTATCCGCAGATCCAGACCAACGGGGTCCGAATTTGCGGGGTTCTACTGTACTAAGTGCTAAATAATgttcaaaaagcaaaatttgaacagaaactactaaaataattttcagttgcGAAAATGCATTAAATAAGGTTCTATTTGAAAGTTCCCGATTGATGACAATTAgagaaattacataaaattatgttttgtgtGTTGTTTTATCTCTCAATATTTTCTTCACAAGATATTAGatgaatacattttaaaagttttacaaaaaagttttttcttttctcgttAGATAACAAAGTTGAAGATTGATAACAATCCTTTTGCCAAAGGGTTTCGAGAATCCGGAGGATGCAAAAGAGTGAAAAGGtaaattgatttatatttttttcagttcaccACATCAGAAGACGTATTAGACAGTTACCCCCCTTCCACCCCACGAAATGTACCCTCTaattaaaaagataataatttgATAAGATAAGATGTTTTGGCTGTTATACTTGtaaattttttagcaataaaaatgaagatgactattcaaaaattgataaacCGATTATTGTATACTTACGCCAAATTTTGCATGAATACAGTTAACCAAGTATACCCTGTACTCAGGGCTTGATTACTGAATGGGCCAACCCTTCCATGGCCTAATttcccgatttttaaaaaaaccccaactggctgctttttttttttcttctttcttttgtcCCGTAGCTAAAATGGTAAGATTCGATTTTAGGCGGGCCCGAAAAAAAGTTTGGCCTTGAACCTCTTTATAACTTAATCGGGCCCTGTCTGTTATCTCATCAAGCGTGgagttaaattatttttggtaacgAATAGAAggaatttaattctttttaaaaggtCAGTATTGAATTTATTCCTGTAAATGAAGATAAGGAATCTTGCGCGCATGAAATACAGTGGATTGGATTGGTTTATCTTCATCCTTGTTACCGACAATATACGTATGTAACATTAACCACCTTTATTTTAAGTTATTGTACTGCGAACAACTCATTGTAGCTCGAAATTTAACTGTAGTCGTTGAGTTATCTGTAAAAATAAACTCTCTTCATAAATCACATGTAGTCCTTTTTGAGTTAACCAATAAACACAATAGTGCGCAATAGTAACGAAAAGCTAAAAACGATGCCAAAGTGAGTGACTAGCATTCGTATAAAACCAGAAGGACAAGGAAGAAACGAAGCTTCATtgtcattttttaacaatttattcaGTTTCTTTTGGGCCAAATGAAGGATAAGGAGCTTAATTCAGAAACCATTTTGCGTAGACACGTGATGCACTAATTTCGCTCTACTTCCAAgcgaaacaattttattaaatcaGAATTCTATCTTTAAATTTCGTTTGTTACagaaaattttgcgtttttttaccGTGTTGCCATAAATATTGTTCCAAAAGTAGAACCAATTAAGCGTTTGTCGCTTTCAAACGTACACTAATTTCTTTAGAAAGTTTCTAttcggaaaattttaaattcatataaACGCAATTCAAAAGCATGGTTGCGTTTCTgtacaaaatgtttcttttataatttcagGAAAGCTACAGAcgattttttctttgaaaaagaagACGACAAACTCTCAGAAGACGGCAAATGGCCAACTTCAGAAACCGAACGGTCCACACCAGGGAAGGATTCCTCAGATGAACCAAAGTCGGAACCTTGTGAAGTTTCTTCCACTTTCCAAACCACCCCAACCAAATCTAGTGCAAAAGAACCAAGTACAACGAACTCCCCTTTAATTTGCCAAACGGGCAGATTGTGTTCATCAGGTTGCAATAGTTATTTAGAACGCTGTTTAGCGGATCACCAAATAAACAATCCAGACAGCAAGAGGTTGCATTTCAGTCCTCATACCAATCCGTATGCACTATCTTGTTGCACATCTCCTTCAGAATACCAGACTGCTGCAGACCAAGACACCTTGAGGACTAGTCTCGGGGATTCATCATTTCCCTCTTCATCTTTATTTCACGGTTCACCATTTTCACCTTCTAGTGCATTCATCAACAGCAGATTACCACTTAAGCCTAGCCCTGTGATTGGAATCCCAACAAATGGTTATCACTTATTTAACACAATACCCGACCCTTCGGTCTTGTTACAGAATGAAGATTATAGAAGGGCACTCTTATCATCTGCTTTAGCACAGCACAGGTATTTTCcttacttctgccgatgacagtGGCAGAGCACTGACACCTTTTGATGTGATTCTCTTTTGTGAAaagcagtgctgtagttgggaAGAAATGTTTGGGGGAACGCACCCTATACATTTTAAATGGCATAGGTGAGAAATTTTCGTGGGCAAAGAACAGGTCGGTTTAGATTACTTATGCCCACTTAAATTCAAAAAGcggatatttattttatttttttttaaaaaaatatggtttGAAACCAATGTACTTGAAATTTGCATTACTTTTTCAATAGGAAACCAAATATTTCGCAGAACggtgcctcccccctccccttccccaaCCACAGCACTGATGAGAAGGAAGTAATAATATTGTAGATAaaacatgacttttttgtttgtttattgatGTTTGAATATGTtagataattgtaaataaaaataaaagttttatctgtttctaaatttttcctTTGAGTATCTCTTGTAATCAAACTGCGACTAAGATGTTCTCAATGTTTACTACAactcaatttgaaaaattgaaaagattaacgttttttttttttattttttagtttgacATTTTAAAGCATAGAAATTATTCAGATAACTTATTGTTTAGGGTACGATCCTTTATGTCTCACTTTTTGAATGCcctactcatattttaatagtgttATTGGATCTATTGgcatgaaattgaagaaaaactgAAAGTTTCTTACAGTTATCAAAAATTAGGAAATAGTAAATATAGAAACTATTTAAAAGGGATTATTAACCTTGTTCAAAGTTATTCTGCCAAGAGTAACTTTGAACTATTCAAGAAATGTAATGTcaaacaaatttacaaaaaaataaataaataaataaatttatttgaattttgacctcttgaattcaaattatgtttttcgcaatcacgagtgtgtgtgtgtgtgtgtgtgtatatgtaggcatttgtgtttatgtgtgtgtggggagtatgtgtgtgtaggcatgtgtgtttgtgtctgtgtgcaggtatgagtgtgtgggtagttatgtgtatgagtgtttgtgtgtggtggggaatatgtatgtgttcaggcatgagtgtgtgggtagttgtgtgtagatgtctgtatgtatgcgtgtgtgtatgtatgtgtttgagtatgtgtatgtgtgtaggtgtatgtatttgtgtgtgtagttgtgtatgtatgcgcgcgtgtgtagcatatggatgcaacctggagacggttttcgcgataggagcagcatcgtgaggagccggtcgacggtgatgctgcagagggtgctggcgggaaaataaaatgatagcacatcaaaacagtcaagtgagaacaataagcaatcgtgattgctcaaaaaagtacaagtttgaatcagaaaaaataaaacaacgaaaTGAATGAGATTTCttattttagtttcataataaGTATCACAAGAGTTCTGCTATTATTGTAATGCAAAGGACATTACCAGAATGGGGTTAAATAAGCTACCATAGacttcttatttttattattactcattataagaatgaaattttaatatttttaggatGCAGCCAAATACATAAAGCATTTGAGAAAAATctgataatagaaaaaaaaaagtgtacaacaTACATATTGATAACACTTATGAATGTGCTTGATGGCATTTATACATGTATATTATTTCTTTTGTATATCATTCATTAATATACTTGCCCGAAGATTTGAGCTCATTACTTATTGTTGAATGGAAACAATTGTATAAGCAAACTGAAAACAAGAACTACAAAACATTTGATTAGTGGCTCCTGTTTTTGCAACTACACTTAACTTTTCAACGGAACTACAAAATATAGGGGAGAGTGCACCAAAGCtggtaggttaacgaagaacgctcgaaagttgtactttttggatttttatcgcaacaatttcggttttcaTTCCTAGcaaggttcttgaacttcaaaatacaAAGTCGTTTTTGCGTTAtctcaaacccaatatttatttattatcaaacattacaaacaattgaaaaacctgctttgccctaccagtagatctaaagcgggtaagcttaactgtGATtcggtacatttgccaatcaaatacgaagttataaatgattaaattaaatagttagctaactgccattatataaaaaaaagattaaaaaaattatgcttatccaatttaaattgtAAATCTAAGTCaccacatttgtttataaaacataaagaattaacttattaaattaatagactaacttattgccatcctaaaaaacaactttttaaagttatacttaacctattgaaatagaaaatctaagtcagacGTGTgtccagaaaataaaaatatatgattaaatcttatACTCGCTTTGCTATACCCGTTTTGCCCGAAGGcactttttaatttcaataattataaccttaaatttaaaaaagcaacaaacgaaatgaccatcgtagtttgtaggagGATGGTGTCAGAAAAACGtaatattattcatattttagaaaaataaactggccttcgactaatcacaagttccataccttcattttttttttaatagatatgtATCATTTTCTTATTTCAAGCCTGGTTACGTCATGCCGCTTCACTGTGACTAAttgaaactcgggggtgttcggatAAACACGACATGCGCATACATCGCAGCTTGCACACCATGCAGCAGCATACGAATGCCtactcgctttgggccaccctcccctaattaGAAGTGCTCAGAAGGATCGCTGTGAACTTGTAATTACACGAAGTTAgaggaaaaaataatcaaaagatgCGTAACATAActtcaaaaattcttttctttcttgggggggggggggattaccaaATAGGCAATGTAGGCAGTAGCCTAGGGGCCCCGGAGAAATATCAAAgttgcaaatacaaaaaaaaagttatattttcttcaaaaaaaatgggggggggggtgctctttccttgtttgtattcaataaaaatatatgtgcTTGCGCGTTGGGTGTGAAAAATTTAGACGCTACAGACCCATGCCCCTGTTTTCTGACCTCGCGATGGCTCTAGGGGGCCCCATCACTTCTAATGCCTAAGGGCCTCCGACTCCTTGATCcggccctggggggggggggcagccagATCTACATTCTTTCTGTTCGGAATAAAGATTTTTCGTATTATCCTACGtttctttaaatttagaagtttttcTTCAGGGGAGATTGTCGTTTGCAATGATAACTTCCCCTAATTTCCCTATTAGAACGAATTATTGTCGTTTCTTAAAGGGATTTTTATTACTACTTGTGGTAAGCTTATATGTTACGTTAAAGGGGGTATGCACTCATTTTACttaaagaaaatgatattttatttatttatttattttttgattcaagGGACTTCTTTTATACTCTTACCATGAGCATTTTGTCTTGTGTGGgtacatatggtgtgaaatactTTGGTAGAAAAATggaaagtaaatatttattaCAGGCAGGGACATgcacaagggggaggggggagaagggacacctgttagcccgaccctgaaaggggcccaatatttttaaaactaggggtgaaatagaaagataaacaatatggagggggcctcGGAAAAGTCATTTTTGACGGGCCCCCAAAATTTCAGGGCACGCCCATGATTACAGGAAAAATAACTAAtgtgcagaaatatttttaactcctcTTCAAACGTATTGAAAATCAAGAATTTagtcaagaatttttttattctttgaaatttaaacagAAGTTTTAACATCGCAGAaagaatataaatgaataaaaaatgcaataggagttaaaaaaatatcacatttgatttttttttaaatttaaaacattaaacattCTAAATAATAGTGCAAACCTTCTCCTACCACCACCTCCCATTTCATCCACCTTAGAAAGTTCGTGTTTTTTAATCTAGTTCAACACTATTATAATCTTCATATACTTCACtccttaaaaaaatgttaacaagTATTTTCACATCttggggaggaaaaaaaaaaaaaaaccttcatagaGCTGCATCTTGAAACTGAAACATCGAGTAGTGAGAAAATGTGGTTTCCCTGCATTGACACTGCGCTGGtggagaaacaacttttacagagtcAAATTAgtccagcggttcccaaccttttcccccttgcaaaccccttccaaactccgaaagaagttggcgaaccccttgggtactagaTAAtaataacaagcaaaaaaaaaaaaaaatcaccaaatcagaataagtcaattaaagaataatctttaaaatagcTTTTAGGGAACTGTCTCggattaactaaatgaacttctTTTCTtgcagtaaaatgagaaagatctctgtGTTTAAGTCTTTTTGAAAAAGAttacgagcctagctgtttgataaaaatatactgcctacattaatcgtttgattgctgaagaattttcaaaaaagcatttaatctaatttttacacaaaaaaaaaggtaatttttaacaaaacaaatattttaaagcttacTTACTTcaagagaaattttctacacaaacttcacaaattccttatttacatataaCGCAAATTAAAACGCAAGGTTCAATTCCGTGAATCTTCTTTTACTGCGTACacctcacactgccaaactttcacccatgaacattttctatagtaattaatttttcatacttcctgtaGTATTTTTGGATAGCtagccattctttctcttttttgacaataaagctcgaagtaaattttAGTCtgtgtagtgtgaaaattatatcaacaaacaacagcgtgatctcacttctatgcatttttgactcaacacaagagaagagcgacagctcttcgtcggactcaaatggtgaagaaactaaacttcaaaatattttagatgctcGCATGCGCTCCATGTAATGCTTTCATCAAGCTTAATTaatctttccgatcaaaagcttctgaggaaacgaacgcttgcaaattttttttacctGAGGATATTGTATTCATAATTAAAGCTTTTTCAGCAAAACTGCAGGGCTATCCTTCTCAATGGAAGCGCTAAAACCGGCGGtttgcaatgacagactaaattatttaaatgt
This window of the Uloborus diversus isolate 005 chromosome 4, Udiv.v.3.1, whole genome shotgun sequence genome carries:
- the LOC129220084 gene encoding T-box protein 2-like, with the translated sequence MTLDSPFLPPSGMAFHPHFYNYGLPPTEPYPPPPGLTSFMDYRTNSFLTPASSYPFFGHSLMYPPPPSCFGGKEFSTAGYRAVPDAEEDDGVKDNPEVTLESKELWDRFHALGTEMVITKSGRRMFPAFKVRVSGLDKKAKYILLMDIVAADDCRYKFHNSRWVVAGKADPEMPKRMYIHPDSPSTGEQWMQKIVSFHKLKITNNISNKHSHTILNSMHKYQPRFHVVRADDITRLPFKKFRTFTFEEADFIAVTAYQNQKITKLKIDNNPFAKGFRESGGCKRVKRKATDDFFFEKEDDKLSEDGKWPTSETERSTPGKDSSDEPKSEPCEVSSTFQTTPTKSSAKEPSTTNSPLICQTGRLCSSGCNSYLERCLADHQINNPDSKRLHFSPHTNPYALSCCTSPSEYQTAADQDTLRTSLGDSSFPSSSLFHGSPFSPSSAFINSRLPLKPSPVIGIPTNGYHLFNTIPDPSVLLQNEDYRRALLSSALAQHRYFPYFCR